Proteins co-encoded in one Prunus persica cultivar Lovell chromosome G6, Prunus_persica_NCBIv2, whole genome shotgun sequence genomic window:
- the LOC18775587 gene encoding oxysterol-binding protein-related protein 3C isoform X1, which produces MVSPKKEQSNGFFAAMNSGLSVFSNAMHRSVGGLLGYEGVEVINPEGGKEDAEEEAHRGRWKQEERDSYWRMMQKYIGSDVTSMVTLPVLIFEPMTMLQKMAELMEYSNLLDRADECEDPYLRLVFATSWAISVYYAYQRTWKPFNPILGETYEMVNHSGVTFIAEQVSHHPPMSAGHAENEHFAYDVTSKLKTKFLGNSVDVYPVGRTRVTLKRDGVVLDLVPPPTKVNNLIFGRTWVDSPGEMIMTNLTTGDKAVLYFQPCGWFGAGRYEVDGYVYNAAEEPQILMTGKWNESMSYQPCDMEGEPLPGTELKEVWHIADAPKNDKFQYTYFAHKINSFDTAPKRLLASDSRLRPDRYALEKGDLSKSGAEKSRLEERQRAEKREREAKHHQFTPRWFDLTEEVTPTPWGDLEVYQYNNKYNEHRAAVDSSDSIDEVDVKLIEFNPWQYGNLSAE; this is translated from the exons aTGGTTAGCCCAAAGAAGGAACAGAGCAACGGCTTCTTCGCAGCCATGAATTCTGGCCTCTCCGTGTTCAGCAACGCCATGCACCGATCTGTTGGCGG GTTGCTTGGTTATGAAGGGGTGGAAGTCATAAATCCAGAGGGAGGCAAAGAAGATGCAGAGGAGGAAGCTCATAGAGGAAGATGGAAGCAGGAG gAACGAGATAGTTACTGGAGGATGATGCAGAAGTATATAGGTTCAGATGTAACATCAATGGTGACTCTTCCTGTACTTATTTTTGAGCCCATGACAATGCTGCAGAAAATGGCCGAG TTAATGGAGTATTCGAACTTGTTGGATCGCGCAGACGAATGTGAGGATCCTTATTTGCGGTTGGTGTTTGCCA CGTCATGGGCTATATCCGTCTACTATGCCTACCAGCGAACATGGAAGCCATTCAATCCTATCCTTGGGGAAACTTATGAAATGGTTAATCACTCAGGGGTTACATTTATTGCAGAGCAG GTGAGTCATCATCCACCAATGAGTGCTGGGCATGCTGAAAATGAGCATTTTGCTTATGACGTGACATCAAAGCTGAAAACTAAATTTTTAGGCAACTCTGTTGATGTTTACCCTGTTGGAAG AACACGCGTTACTCTTAAAAGAGATGGTGTAGTCTTAGACTTAGTGCCACCTCCCACAAAGGTAAACAACTTAATATTCGGCCGGACGTGGGTTGATTCACCAGGGGAGATGATCATGACCAATCTGACGACTGGGGACAAAGCTGTGCTATATTTTCAGCCATGTGGCTGGTTTGG AGCTGGCCGCTATGAAGTGGATGGATATGTTTACAATGCTGCTGAGGAACCTCAGATATTGATGACTGGGAAATGGAATGAGTCAATGAGTTATCAACCATGTGATATGGAAGGGGAACCCCTTCCAGGAACAGAATTAAAAGAG GTTTGGCATATTGCTGATGCtccaaaaaatgacaaatttcAGTACACATATTTtgcacataaaataaatagctTTGACACCGCTCCTAAAAGGTTGTTGGCATCAGACTCTCGTTTGCGGCCTGATAGATATGCACTTGAGAAAGGTGATCTATCCAAATCAGGTGCAGAAAAGAGCAG atTGGAGGAGAGGCAGAGAGCCGAAAAGAGAGAACGAGAGGCCAAGCATCATCAGTTTACACCACGATGGTTTGACTTGACTGAGGAAGTTACACCTACACCTTGGGGTGACTTGGAAGTCTATCAATATAACAATAAATACAATGAACACCGAGCAGCAGTCGATAGCTCTGACTCTATTGATGAGGTTGATGTTAAACTAATTGAATTCAACCCATGGCAGTATGGTAATTTGTCTGCAGAATGA
- the LOC18775587 gene encoding oxysterol-binding protein-related protein 3C isoform X2: MLLGYEGVEVINPEGGKEDAEEEAHRGRWKQEERDSYWRMMQKYIGSDVTSMVTLPVLIFEPMTMLQKMAELMEYSNLLDRADECEDPYLRLVFATSWAISVYYAYQRTWKPFNPILGETYEMVNHSGVTFIAEQVSHHPPMSAGHAENEHFAYDVTSKLKTKFLGNSVDVYPVGRTRVTLKRDGVVLDLVPPPTKVNNLIFGRTWVDSPGEMIMTNLTTGDKAVLYFQPCGWFGAGRYEVDGYVYNAAEEPQILMTGKWNESMSYQPCDMEGEPLPGTELKEVWHIADAPKNDKFQYTYFAHKINSFDTAPKRLLASDSRLRPDRYALEKGDLSKSGAEKSRLEERQRAEKREREAKHHQFTPRWFDLTEEVTPTPWGDLEVYQYNNKYNEHRAAVDSSDSIDEVDVKLIEFNPWQYGNLSAE; encoded by the exons AT GTTGCTTGGTTATGAAGGGGTGGAAGTCATAAATCCAGAGGGAGGCAAAGAAGATGCAGAGGAGGAAGCTCATAGAGGAAGATGGAAGCAGGAG gAACGAGATAGTTACTGGAGGATGATGCAGAAGTATATAGGTTCAGATGTAACATCAATGGTGACTCTTCCTGTACTTATTTTTGAGCCCATGACAATGCTGCAGAAAATGGCCGAG TTAATGGAGTATTCGAACTTGTTGGATCGCGCAGACGAATGTGAGGATCCTTATTTGCGGTTGGTGTTTGCCA CGTCATGGGCTATATCCGTCTACTATGCCTACCAGCGAACATGGAAGCCATTCAATCCTATCCTTGGGGAAACTTATGAAATGGTTAATCACTCAGGGGTTACATTTATTGCAGAGCAG GTGAGTCATCATCCACCAATGAGTGCTGGGCATGCTGAAAATGAGCATTTTGCTTATGACGTGACATCAAAGCTGAAAACTAAATTTTTAGGCAACTCTGTTGATGTTTACCCTGTTGGAAG AACACGCGTTACTCTTAAAAGAGATGGTGTAGTCTTAGACTTAGTGCCACCTCCCACAAAGGTAAACAACTTAATATTCGGCCGGACGTGGGTTGATTCACCAGGGGAGATGATCATGACCAATCTGACGACTGGGGACAAAGCTGTGCTATATTTTCAGCCATGTGGCTGGTTTGG AGCTGGCCGCTATGAAGTGGATGGATATGTTTACAATGCTGCTGAGGAACCTCAGATATTGATGACTGGGAAATGGAATGAGTCAATGAGTTATCAACCATGTGATATGGAAGGGGAACCCCTTCCAGGAACAGAATTAAAAGAG GTTTGGCATATTGCTGATGCtccaaaaaatgacaaatttcAGTACACATATTTtgcacataaaataaatagctTTGACACCGCTCCTAAAAGGTTGTTGGCATCAGACTCTCGTTTGCGGCCTGATAGATATGCACTTGAGAAAGGTGATCTATCCAAATCAGGTGCAGAAAAGAGCAG atTGGAGGAGAGGCAGAGAGCCGAAAAGAGAGAACGAGAGGCCAAGCATCATCAGTTTACACCACGATGGTTTGACTTGACTGAGGAAGTTACACCTACACCTTGGGGTGACTTGGAAGTCTATCAATATAACAATAAATACAATGAACACCGAGCAGCAGTCGATAGCTCTGACTCTATTGATGAGGTTGATGTTAAACTAATTGAATTCAACCCATGGCAGTATGGTAATTTGTCTGCAGAATGA
- the LOC18775587 gene encoding oxysterol-binding protein-related protein 3C isoform X3 — protein MMQKYIGSDVTSMVTLPVLIFEPMTMLQKMAELMEYSNLLDRADECEDPYLRLVFATSWAISVYYAYQRTWKPFNPILGETYEMVNHSGVTFIAEQVSHHPPMSAGHAENEHFAYDVTSKLKTKFLGNSVDVYPVGRTRVTLKRDGVVLDLVPPPTKVNNLIFGRTWVDSPGEMIMTNLTTGDKAVLYFQPCGWFGAGRYEVDGYVYNAAEEPQILMTGKWNESMSYQPCDMEGEPLPGTELKEVWHIADAPKNDKFQYTYFAHKINSFDTAPKRLLASDSRLRPDRYALEKGDLSKSGAEKSRLEERQRAEKREREAKHHQFTPRWFDLTEEVTPTPWGDLEVYQYNNKYNEHRAAVDSSDSIDEVDVKLIEFNPWQYGNLSAE, from the exons ATGATGCAGAAGTATATAGGTTCAGATGTAACATCAATGGTGACTCTTCCTGTACTTATTTTTGAGCCCATGACAATGCTGCAGAAAATGGCCGAG TTAATGGAGTATTCGAACTTGTTGGATCGCGCAGACGAATGTGAGGATCCTTATTTGCGGTTGGTGTTTGCCA CGTCATGGGCTATATCCGTCTACTATGCCTACCAGCGAACATGGAAGCCATTCAATCCTATCCTTGGGGAAACTTATGAAATGGTTAATCACTCAGGGGTTACATTTATTGCAGAGCAG GTGAGTCATCATCCACCAATGAGTGCTGGGCATGCTGAAAATGAGCATTTTGCTTATGACGTGACATCAAAGCTGAAAACTAAATTTTTAGGCAACTCTGTTGATGTTTACCCTGTTGGAAG AACACGCGTTACTCTTAAAAGAGATGGTGTAGTCTTAGACTTAGTGCCACCTCCCACAAAGGTAAACAACTTAATATTCGGCCGGACGTGGGTTGATTCACCAGGGGAGATGATCATGACCAATCTGACGACTGGGGACAAAGCTGTGCTATATTTTCAGCCATGTGGCTGGTTTGG AGCTGGCCGCTATGAAGTGGATGGATATGTTTACAATGCTGCTGAGGAACCTCAGATATTGATGACTGGGAAATGGAATGAGTCAATGAGTTATCAACCATGTGATATGGAAGGGGAACCCCTTCCAGGAACAGAATTAAAAGAG GTTTGGCATATTGCTGATGCtccaaaaaatgacaaatttcAGTACACATATTTtgcacataaaataaatagctTTGACACCGCTCCTAAAAGGTTGTTGGCATCAGACTCTCGTTTGCGGCCTGATAGATATGCACTTGAGAAAGGTGATCTATCCAAATCAGGTGCAGAAAAGAGCAG atTGGAGGAGAGGCAGAGAGCCGAAAAGAGAGAACGAGAGGCCAAGCATCATCAGTTTACACCACGATGGTTTGACTTGACTGAGGAAGTTACACCTACACCTTGGGGTGACTTGGAAGTCTATCAATATAACAATAAATACAATGAACACCGAGCAGCAGTCGATAGCTCTGACTCTATTGATGAGGTTGATGTTAAACTAATTGAATTCAACCCATGGCAGTATGGTAATTTGTCTGCAGAATGA